One Anastrepha obliqua isolate idAnaObli1 chromosome 6, idAnaObli1_1.0, whole genome shotgun sequence DNA window includes the following coding sequences:
- the LOC129250435 gene encoding uncharacterized protein LOC129250435: protein MRRDMDDLKLYASNSKHLDKLLRCVETFSNDIKMPIGLDKCRKITIVKGKVVSRHVTAESSGLDIAEMEAGEVYKYLGVMQSSSINTMQMRKKLIAEFKRRLHAICKTQLNGKNQIHAINSFVVPVVSYSFGIVKWSSTEIENLQRIIRTIMTKYKSRHPKSSVVRIMLPRKAGGRGQIDVGALHDKLILNIRAYFQHKCSQSELHKAASAADDNYTPLRMNQPYEIKNTTTIDEKIQRWSEMAIHGVYRKDLLSPHVDQKLSHLWLTNRSIFAETEGTIFAIQDGTDAEDAIVEVRH from the exons ATGAGACGGGACATGG ATGATTTGAAACTCTACGCCAGCAATTCCAAACATCTAGATAAGCTTTTGAGATGTGTCGAAACCTTCTCCAATGACATTAAAATGCCTATTGGACTTGATAAATGCCGAAAGATCACAATAGTTAAAGGTAAAGTGGTTTCTCGACATGTAACCGCGGAAAGTAGCGGACTCGACATAGCAGAAATGGAGGCAGGAGAGGTATACAAGTACCTTGGAGTTATGCAAAGCAGCAGTATAAATACGATGCAAATGAGGAAAAAACTGATAGCAGAATTTAAAAGGCGCCTTCACGCTATCTGTAAAACCCAACTTAATGGGAAAAACCAAATCCACGCCATTAATTCATTTGTCGTCCCGGTGGTATCGTATAGCTTCGGAATTGTAAAATGGTCATCTACTGAAATAGAAAATCTACAACGAATAATACGCACAATTATGACTAAATACAAGTCACGTCACCCAAAAAGCTCTGTCGTTCGAATTATGCTACCTAGAAAAGCGGGAGGCAGAGGACAGATTGATGTTGGAGCACTGCATGACAAACTTATCTTGAACATAAGAGCATATTTCCAACATAAGTGTTCCCAATCCGAGCTCCACAAGGCTGCAAGTGCTGCGGATGATAATTATACCCCACTTCGGATGAATCAACCCTACGAAATCAAGAACACAACCACAATAGACGAAAAAATCCAAAGATGGTCTGAAATGGCTATCCACGGCGTATATCGAAAAGACTTGCTGAGCCCACATGTCGACCAAAAATTGTCGCACTTATGGCTTACCAACAGGTCGATATTTGCCGAAACGGAGGGTACCATTTTCGCCATACAAGATGGT ACAGATGCCGAAGATGCAATAGTCGAAGTGAGACATTAG
- the LOC129250434 gene encoding uncharacterized protein LOC129250434, producing MRRISEASDNLNLNSNHTLLECGPARPQTDHTPDTNNYSGDNRQDLLQPGTDSQASHAATSPVVATRQRKKWTSEINEFLLRTYLQITKLETHRTLFRKRLREKFVEKYPQMNVSEQNLSDQLRAIRRHDYITEARREEITQEVARELGSNSGAPASPEQTNNTPQDGSMDAENEGNVPLIIEPVNDNAESIDFESAYNSFQENYAKYRGMPVMSLPHLPKLNTSRKLGKLVDYYNAVVLPETLNEEISLEELIIVIYCVAKTISEIITNKHFENNQHNQKPKHSKSTDKSNKPKWLIRLDKNIEEHRRKIGKITALVGGNTSGRLKRQVLKICKNFNTHSKFENNEEMPKRTLDTLKQKLRTLTTRREKYSMSMKRKQHNRMFESNQKLFLRQLKQTTNVERQTRQASMDEFRSYWSAIWSKPQKYNTSASWIAEVREKYSSIPILGFSAVTPEEVAKVARRLHNWKTPGCDNLHAYWFKKLTCIHDKLAALFTKIITGEEELPNFATLGTTYMIPKCDEINDPSKFRPITCLPVIYKILTSCITNIFYEHIETHNLIAEEQKGCIRASQGCKEQLIIDQVVLGQSKQKNRNLYAAYIDWMKAFDSVPHSWLIEKKLCNAGGQE from the exons atgagaagAATAAGTGAAGCCTCGGATAACCTTAATCTTAATTCTAATCATACACTTCTGGAATGTGGTCCAGCTCGGCCCCAGACTGATCATACTCCAGATACAAACAACTACTCTGGGGATAATAGACAAGACCTTTTGCAGCCGGGAACTGATTCGCAAGCATCGCATGCAGCGACCAGCCCAGTTGTAGCAACTAGACAGCGTAAAAAATGGACATCAGAAATTAACGAATTCTTATTACGCACATACCTACAGATCACTAAATTAGAAACACACAGAACCCTTTTCCGAAAACGTTTACGTGAAAAGTTTGTAGAAAAATATCCGCAAATGAACGTGTCAGAGCAAAACTTGTCTGATCAATTAAGAGCGATACGCAGACATGATTACATCACAGAAGCAAGAAGAGAAGAAATTACCCAGGAAGTGGCGAGAGAGCTCGGTAGCAACTCTGGAGCCCCAGCAAGCCCTGAGCAAACAAACAACACACCACAGGATGGTAGTATGGATGCAGAGAACGAAGGGAATGTCCCTTTAATTATTGAGCCCGTCAACGACAATGCAGAGTCAATAGATTTTGAAAGTGCATATAATAGTTTTCAAGAAAATTATGCGAAATATAGGGGAATGCCTGTGATGAGTCTGCCGCACTTGCCGAAACTAAACACCTCTAGAAAACTCGGAAAATTAGTTGACTATTACAACGCTGTTGTATTACCGGAAACACTGAACGAAGAGATTAGTCTCGAAGAACTTATAATAGTCATATACTGCGTTGCTAAAACTATATCTGAAATAATCACTAACAAACATTTTGAGAACAATCAACACAATCAGAAGCCAAAACACTCCAAATCAACTGACAAGAGTAATAAACCGAAGTGGTTGATAAGACTCGATAAGAACATTGAAGAGCACCGccgaaaaataggaaaaataacaGCATTGGTAGGTGGAAACACCTCCGGACGATTGAAACGCCAAGtcctcaaaatatgtaaaaactttaatacTCACTCGAAgttcgaaaataatgaagaaatgccCAAGCGTACGCTCGATACGCtcaagcaaaaattaagaaCGCTAACCACCAGAAGAGAAAAATATAGCATGTCTATGAAACGCAAGCAACATAATCGTATGTTTGAAAGCAATCAAAAGCTATTTTTACGACAATTAAAACAAACCACGAACGTAGAAAGGCAGACGCGACAGGCATCAATGGATGAATTTAGATCATACTGGTCGGCTATTTGGTCCAAACCTCAGAAATACAACACCTCGGCAAGCTGGATAGCAGAAGTGAGAGAAAAGTACTCTAGTATCCCAATACTTGGTTTCTCAGCCGTAACACCTGAAGAGGTTGCGAAAGTTGCTCGAAGGCTCCACAATTGGAAAACTCCAGGCTGCGACAACTTGCATGCTTACTGGTTCAAAAAGCTTACATGTATACACGACAAACTTGCAGCCCTCTTCACCAAGATAATAACCGGCGAAGAAGAATTGCCAAATTTTGCAACGCTTGGTACGACATATATGATTCCAAAATGTGATGAAATCAATGACCCTTCAAAATTCAGGCCCATCACCTGTCTGCcagttatttacaaaatacttaCGTCGTGCATAACTAACATCTTTTATGAGCATATCGAAACACATAATCTGATTGCAGAAGAGCAGAAAGGATGTATACGTGCATCACAAGGTTGTAAAGAGCAACTGATTATAGATCAAGTTGTCCTTGGGCAATCTAAACAGAAGAACAGAAACCTCTATGCAGCTTATATTGACTGGATGAAAGCATTCGATTCGGTTCCACACTCCTGGCTTATTGAA AAAAAGTTATGCAACGCTGGAGGACAAGAATAA